The genomic DNA TGGCCTATGTCTTTCTAACatctatgtttgatctgtttAGAGAGAGCGATAACGATAGACACATTCATTAAGTTGATCCCTcaaatatataatgaagacaagacactcaactggaaagtgaCTGCGCATGTATGTGCATCATCGTTGatactctggagagtgataatgctcgTTGTAAAtgtatagcgccctctgctggtgacagccaaaaagagaactgctagtgtaatactgtaatttgactggtaaataaatctagtaatatctgcTATATAATTACCCATTACTGATACTCACTTGATATGTTAATAGTCGCCCATATTATTGGCTGGcggattaatcggtcgggctgaGTGCCTTACTGTTATGTGGCACGGTTATGGTCGAGGCTGAGACTGAAGAACGCCACATGGAGAGTAAGAGGGCCTGTAACTGTGACTCTttcatatcaaaataaaataaaaagtccagATAAGTTTGttgatttacttatttttttattttccttttattgtGTAAGTGAAACAGtgacacaaaggacaaaacGGGGAGGACAATTTTAAAGGCATATAGAGAGTCAATTGCCAGAGCAATGGACAACCCAAGAACTTGGGAGATTTGTCTTGAGAAGACTCAGAATGAAAGCAAAAGAAGAGTAACATTAcaagtaaacacacaaatacatagcCTAATGACACAGAACAGGTGAAACAGTCCAGCTCCCCACACACAAGCGTACCCACCCATCcatacacccacacagacacacacacacacacacacacacacacacacacacacacacacacacacacacacacacacacacacacacacacacacacacacacacacacatgcacagggatcATTACCCAGGGCACATTCTAAAAGATAATGAGACACAGATGCAATAATCACCAGTCCATTTGGACGTACTGTACACACCATTATAAGGCAAAAGTTCAGTTGCCACCCACAACTTAGGCCACAGAATGCATCCATGAAGAAAAcaatattattatcattattattattattattatttttccccCAACTCTTATACCACACTGCACAGCGATCATAATAATCAACTGCAACCAAAATGTTACAGTGCCACACCATCCACCATGAGCCTTCACAGCAATGAAGTGCGGGGCCAGAGAAGGCCATCAGAGAGGCACGCAACTAGGCCCCCACCAAGCCGCCCCCAGCAGCACAACCATAGGCAGAGCAGGCATGGCAAGGAGCGCCCACACTGGTCatttcttatttgtttatttttgggattcATGCGGGGATCTATTGTCTATAGAGACCCTGCCTAGAGTGCCGGCCCTGACGAGACCCGTGTCTTTTCCCAGAGTGGTCAACTACCAGACCGTATGGAGGCAGCTCGACCATTGAGGGGTGACACCTTCATTTCTCCCTGAATTGATTGGTTTTGTCTGGTTTTAGTTAGTTCTTTGTTTCACTATCCTTTctatttgtttgttgatttattaaacaaaagagtgaaacataattcaaaacaaaaaaaagtccaaaagatGGTGATCATTATGATGATGACGATAAGGCTAACGATGACGTTcaatagaaaatattcaaaccCACTCACCCACTTTGTCTAGCCCCCCCgccacacacatgcagatgttaaaataaagtaaactCACGCCCGGAAATGATATGAAACCTTTATAAGGAGCAAAATACACGATATGGCTCCTACAGCGGTACAGCCCAAGGTTATTATTGTTAACGgaaactaaaatgtaaaaaacattttttacaaatgataaagaaaatgtcCTTATCCCGTCTTTGACACAGGCATACTGAGTGACATAAAGCTTGTCTACTTGTCTCAGACACATCACTTTCAATTTGGGATGAGCTTGTTGACTGCAGGAGTTAAAACTTTTTTCccttactttttaaaacatcttaaagggTAATTTCTTTAATAGAAGTTGCTTGATATGTTTCTGTGAACCATTTACAATAGCCTACACGGATGGAAAACTAAAACTGACCTTAAATAACAGtaagaatgtacaaaatgaAAACGACACTTAACAAGCAAACCACAATTAAAAcgaaacaaaaatataaaatcgaaacaaaaatgtaactttgctCATATAACCTTGGTagtttcctctcttcttttacTTTCACAACCAATTAAACAAGCAGTCCTATTTACTAAAAATAAATGCGCCACAATAAAGAAGTAAACTGTATTAACCTTCAGCTTGTGGTGACACAATGATATTATCTAATGTGATCCTCACAATAGAGAAGCAATTATTTGCATTGAGAACAGAAgcctctgtgtttatgtgagaCAACTGACCAATCAGCGAGCAGGATGTGTTCAGGAAACGCTCTCTCTGGTGTTTTCCACCTGCAGACAAGAAGCCACACGGAGCCTAGAGAGCCTGAAACACCAACGCAGTCTCAgtgaaacagctggagaagtcAAAATCTTTCTGTTTGAAGGACTTTTTCTAGAGAGCAGCGATGGTTTGCGGCGGATTCGTTTGCACCAAGAACGGACTCTGCGCTCTGAATATACTTTACGTTGTAAGTGTGAATTTACTGCTTTTAGAGAGATGGAAACGTTTCTCTGACTGTGTCGTCACTGTCACTTCTAAATGTCGAACACTAAGCTGAGCAGGAGGATAGGGTGAAAATGGGCTTTTGTCCGCTTTCTTGACGAGGAAATGTCACGCGCATGTGATGGTGGCAGGTGATGATTTTAACCTGCTTTCAAGGGGCATCAGAAAAATCGGAAACATGAGTTGCCGTGTAGGGAATTTGTACGAAATAGCCCATCGGATCGGCGTGCAAGATCTTTTAGTCTGTGAAAACTTTGTTCACGACTCGCTAAAGTGACGTCATGTTACATAGAAACAAAACTTCATGAGCCGAGTGGTTGAAACCGTTTGTTGCTGTAATAATACATTTGCATAAACCCCTGTAGCAAGTCAGGTAGcctaaagcagtggttcccaactggtgggtcgggacccagaaTTGGGTCGCGGTGCTGTTCTCGTGTGCCTGAAGAAATACTCGTCAAGAAGTCAGTGAAACGCTTTttaaaggaggttttttttaagaaacatgtgtgggtttttttttttgtatcatctgTCCAAACTGCTCAATTTTGTAATaattaaatctgattggttgaaaaatataagaagagttggtggtgggtcctaaTATAAGGCTAGACCAGCGAAGAACCACTGATCTAATGAAAGGTAGAAAAACATGATGGTATAAGCTTCTCATATGTTGACACTTTAATGTGTCATGCATGATTATTATCTTAAGGGTTAAGGTCCTTGAAGACAGATAAttgaacagaaaaaataatttgatcGGGCTGTGTAACTTCTTGCCCTAAATCCGTGGATAATGAAATAATTGTTGGGTGCAGCCCTTCATTGAAAGGCATCTCTAAGAGAAGTAAATAGCTCCCTATTCAAGTCCAATACTTCAAAAAGTGTCACTTAAAGGAaacaattaaatacaacatttaaacacGTTGAGCAAAAACAAGTGACCATAGGCCTATATGATTATCTTGCAAATAAACAGATGAAGATTGATACTGTGATCATCATAGTATGGGTAGAAATATAACAGttatttaaatctatttttacaaAATAACATTAGGTTACTGTGAATTATACTCCACATTGTATTATTTACCTCTTTGCAATACAAGTACTTTCAGTATGAATTAACAGTAACATCaagattcattattttaatttaaatgcatAAAAGTCAAAAGCTCTGTCTTCAAAACTTCCACTTCCTAATACTCTTTTAGTGGATTCGatcatttgttgtgtttttttttttttttttaaagttttttttttgggcattttgtgccttttattggagagataggacagtggatagagtcggaaatcagggagaaagagagtagggaatgacgtgcgggaaaggagccacaggtcggattctaacctaggctgcccgcttggagtactacagcctccatacatggggcgtgcgctctaaccactgcgccaccagcggcCCCTATTGTcgtttttgaatgtttacagAGCGCTAATATAAACCATATATAAGGGTCTCAAAGTTTCCGCAGTGCATTATGAAAAGTAGTGTAAAACTGAAGATGTCTTACCCATACATCATGAACAATGGCAACGTGATTGAGGGTGCAGAGAAATGTCCAAAAGTAGTGTccaattttctttatttttctattttgagCCCTTTGCATATAAATCTGTTAGTCGTAAGAATTGAGTAGTTAATGAGTGCAACATTTTGGGCTCAGCCATGGTTCCTTTTTCAGCCCGGAGTAAAGCCTGCGGTCTTCTCTATAACTTCACAAGGCCCAAAAAGCCTCTGACATTAAGGTTAGGGAGCCCTCATTGAACCTGAGAGTGatgtttctctgctctctgtaaatgttgAGAGCCAGATTCAGACATTTAAAGATTAATACACTCTGGGGGACATTTTTGGTGGCAGACAAATGTCATTTTAGTTTGATGGCTGGCTGCAAGTTGGacaaaaaaatatgcatttcGAATTTTAACCTGCCTAATTGTGTCACACGATCAGGGTTTAATATCTCAGAGTATCAGTGATCAGCAAGCTTGCAGAGTTGAGTTAAAAAACAGAGCTGCTTTTTATCTTAAACTTGAAGAAGAGTAGTTAATACACATCATGTAGGTACAACTAGAACAACAGTATGAGTGTAATAAACCGCTTTATCTTCCGGCTGGTACAATGTTTGGACCTCCATGAGACGTGCACACTTCCTTGAACAGATAACACTGATTGCACTTCCTCCTCTCatgccaacatttttttttccatcttcctcctcagaTGGTGAGTCTGCTGCTTGTCGGAGTGGCAGCCTGGGGGAAATGGTTCGGCCTGGTCTCCAGCATCAGGGTGGTGGCGGGGGTCATCGGCGTGGGCATCTTCCTCTTCATGGTCGCCTTTGTGGGTCTGTGCGGCGCCCTGAAGCACCACCAGGTCCTGCTCTTCTTTGTATCCTTTGGTTTTTCTTCCAGGTTTGTTTGCAGGAACCTAAGACTGTCTGACAGCTGCTGTGtgctaaaacaaaatgaaaagtaaatatCAAAAAGCTCCAGGAGGATTTTAGTCCTCTGTATTCCAATGTTTGACGCTCTCATGTGGCAGCAACACTGAGAGATTTCAGAaagttttcatgatttttttaatcaaacttaaacttCCTCAACTCTGTCCAGTACATGATAATCCTGTTCATAGTGTTTGTCGTGCAGTTTTCTGTGTCCTGCGCATGTCTGTCCCTGAATAAAGACCAACAGGtatgtttgttttatctttGCTGAATTATGCATCTCAAGGTCGTATTGGTCCAAATATAagacagggtttttttttccttaaaaaagTGAGATCGTCTTAGTTTCGTCCAGAGAGAGACACTGCGATTGGCCAGAACAAAGTGACTCGAAAGCAGGTCAAGTCAACCAACAACTGATGTGGAGTTATAATGCCAATTTTCAGATCATGGTTATTAATGAAGCAGAGGCTTTAAACCACAGAGACATATAATGCTACAGAGTGTAATGTCCGAAAACTGTTTGCCCAAAAAAGCCGTCTCAGGAACGCTAACAGTCAGAAGAAATCCTACCATGGTGTTCAAACGTCTCCAGGAGATTGACAGGAGTGTGTGAGTATgttattaaaacacagaacGAGGGTACACAGCACCTGCGCTCAGGCTTCAGAGAAGCCCCTGTCCTTTCAGCGCTTTGTGATTAACTTAAAGAAAAAGCACACGTACCGCCTGGATCAGATGAGCAATCCTGACCAAACGGCTGTATTTTTTAATATGCCAACATATGTCACTGTATACAAGACAGACGGGAAAAATCAGTGACGGTAAAGtctatttgaatttgaatgttatatactttattaatccctgaagGAAACTCTGTTATTCAGACAtacgtctcacacacacaggtcagaaatacacacatgaacaaacaggacctgtggacatgcattagtggagagatgtcagagtggggctgctacacactgctacacagggagcgcattAGAGCGGTTTGGGGTTCGGGgcattgctcaagggcacctcagcagtactctggaggtggcctggcacctctccagctaccagaccaacttccatattatggtccgtATTGGGAATTGAACTggcaaccctccagttcccaacccaggtccctacacactgagctactactactacctactggaaatgattgaaaaatgaatgtaataaaaatgtaacgGTTTAATCTAAAGATATTgaaaactacattttatttcacatgttaaaaacagatttggtcctctcagtgtttttgagtgtttttccaAAAGTTAGTCTTAAAAAGTAGGGGTCTTCTTGTAACTAGGGTTGTCTTCTATTTGGACCAAAACAGTAGTTTACAATTTATAGTTTACCTCGGGTAAATACTCATGCTCTCAAGTCTGCCTTCTCATTCTAACAGTGTTCATTGTACACAACTTTATAGTTAAGAATATTGTGATTGTTCTTCATTGCCACATCAGTCTGCTGCCCATCTTtgcaatatttaaaataaacaagttatCATTTGCAGAACAATCTCCTGGAGGTTGGATGGAACAAATCTGAATCCACTCAAATGGACGTCGAGAAAACCCTCGACTGCTGTGGTTACTCTTCTTTCAACCCCAATGGCACATGTGCAGCTGTAAGTTAATCATTTGGGATATTATTTCCTCAATTGCGTTTTGTATTTTCTGCCTCTGAATTTTCTCTCAACGTCCCCTTTCTCTAGCGATGCTTTCACAGCAACCCTCCGGTGATTTGTAACACGTGCGCAAGCATCATCCAGCAGTACGCAGGAGAGGTGCTGCGGTTTGTGGGAGGTATCGGACTGTTCTTCAGTTTTACCGAGGTCAGTAAAAAGTCATGGTGATGTGCTTTAAAATGCGAAAATTGGTGTGAAATTCAGGAAAGCTGACTCTTACTTTTCCTTTCAGATCGTTGGTGTTTGGCTTGCccacaaatacagaaatatcAAAGATCCTCGATCAAATCCGGGAGCCTTCCTATAGGCCTAACCACtcaccgtaaaaaaaaaaaaaaatatgcactgctgagtatttttttcctctaaacTTCTctggacatttgtttttttcaagatttaaagCCAGATGTAACTCAAGATGAATTATCACCACTGTTGCCACAATGTAACCATGTCTGTGGTATTGTAAAGATTGTAAAACGTTGTGTTTCAA from Labrus mixtus chromosome 11, fLabMix1.1, whole genome shotgun sequence includes the following:
- the tspan13a gene encoding tetraspanin-13a — its product is MVCGGFVCTKNGLCALNILYVMVSLLLVGVAAWGKWFGLVSSIRVVAGVIGVGIFLFMVAFVGLCGALKHHQVLLFFYMIILFIVFVVQFSVSCACLSLNKDQQNNLLEVGWNKSESTQMDVEKTLDCCGYSSFNPNGTCAARCFHSNPPVICNTCASIIQQYAGEVLRFVGGIGLFFSFTEIVGVWLAHKYRNIKDPRSNPGAFL